One genomic window of Verrucomicrobiia bacterium includes the following:
- a CDS encoding glycosyltransferase has translation MNEPTVSIPNLPKNLWQRDEPLRRAAELMDRSDSLRAVSFDFFDTIVWRMVNRPTDVFFELGHRLHEQKALAPAINPADFGTLRRYAEMKTRERQNLKDPKVEDISLAAVYDNMRSVLAANPADCAQVEHHAESEICLLNPGMAQFIQHVRERGLKVVIISDIYFSADQLRDILRANHFDPAIFEFILTSCDEKVCKGTGNLFKRALQNLNLSPDQMLHVGDNYHADVIGARHAGIRGVHYPQATVDLRTILDREQILLGGQDTTFSANSLRLLAARYFPEDSVEGFFGRAGVMNMGLLMSRFASWACQQYLNSGVRKIGALMREGDLFAQVLKREIAAKGYDLEVEPLYVNRKATDLAALGKLTAKNLLAWLEARCTLSIRGILQHFGLNAAQLRGLPFALDEKADKQEKILKLAEFLFQPEIARHIEAKSAEERRKVMDYLRPWMDGGALGVCDIGYSASAQMQIHRIFELEKNPTKLVGCYLVTYERAASRVLDGMDIRHFLGAYGKPDYNFRSFIRSPAFIEQALVAPIGTTLGYERHADGSVTPVLDRTPFGPETLLRQKAFKEGVLLFQDLWLNFCAAKPNLLGGKSELSKRVLKDVDAVSQPILLRATSFPTTSELTHFGALPLDDYYFGDSLKQLCGTKDREKLRQTGYGRLLGDAEIHWPQGVHAMENPRSNAEFFSYAKTFIMCNPERDADGADVDLTVFVRGLANPAMLRECLNRVRGVSNPELRLELVVCVPAENKELLAAAKEFARQFKRFRVGEITKRDSINDFMSGAADDSPAPYVLFLQEDTLLPAGWDKSLYEPLRANARAAATFPALKSASAIITDPTVRCLLVRRAAFIEGLGFKKELTPDGAAWNLLLRLQSQNWKSLPCPDVIVESKSLVKNRDLPFTDSHFLKQRWPDYAARMQKLADADAVPANKSSKVIAPAITSAAPQNIKVDWIGSFLDYGSLSHVNRECVNALAADSRMQLKRIANSAIKTADAPAGLRDFAKTLSSSASTDAAITVRHQWPPDWSRPKHGALVVIQPWEFGALPADWVKAAAGVDEFWVPSHYVRNVYITSGIAAEKVFVVPNGVDTAHFNSEVKPLELATKKKFRFLFVGGTISRKGPDVLLKAYLDAFTASDDVCLVIKDFGGQSVYQGQTFEKEIEAARTRPNAPEILYLNTDLAPEDMPRLYAACQCLVHPYRGEGFGMPVLEAMASALPVVVTRGGATDDFVPENAGWLIAAQRKNLGRKLGTIDLAAEGWWLEPDAADLSAKLKHIFAHPGEARTRGQHAAETARKNYSWANIAGKMTARLQTLAARSHPAASASPKQVTRIELPPVALVGHLAAAREALKNKKHREAWTLTTEAINARPFHPEAWLTLAEIAWATGAAAEGKQCLVRACQLAPKWKQVQQAAKHAPRHPVKSGVELSPLPAISATPRLSVCLIVKNEEQFIEKCLASVRDLAHQIVVVDTGSTDRTVELAKKFNAEIHTFAWSDDFSAARNEALKHATGDWVLSLDADEELSPEHRETIKQEMLASEVMGYRLPIIDDGRELEGCSYVPRLFRNAPGLFFLGRVHEQIFSSVEVRAREWSLENRLGKSALLHHGYRPEIVVSRDKIARNLRLLRLAMEELPGEPNLVMNLGLELIRSGEVETGIQQYYEALRLMAALPAPQVVPELRETLLTQLTNHLLKARRFAEIVQLWQQPFPRAAAMTASQHFLLGLAHLELKQPAEVAGQMRECIAKRHQPALSPINQEILKAGPNHCLALSLAALDQHDAAAEAFRAAMGDDAKSRTVRFDFAKFQFRHNASVEALTLLNALVQENPAEIHVWQLGGQIALSQPEFLEFAQNWTSEAIKHFAEQPVIALQHAEALLLNQQAEAALPFWTKAHAPNSARHLAALVICEFASSGTTRQFSAADEKIVSQEFLKWYRQLIKCGANSLASQINEKLDDLHTTLPTAAAILTAAMKQAETAQPA, from the coding sequence ATGAATGAACCAACGGTCTCCATCCCCAATTTGCCAAAAAATCTTTGGCAGCGTGACGAACCCCTCCGCCGCGCCGCGGAATTGATGGACCGTTCGGACAGCCTCCGCGCTGTCTCGTTTGATTTTTTCGATACCATCGTCTGGCGCATGGTCAATCGCCCGACCGATGTCTTCTTCGAACTCGGCCATCGTCTTCACGAACAAAAAGCTCTCGCTCCCGCCATCAATCCCGCGGATTTCGGCACGCTCCGCCGCTACGCGGAAATGAAAACCCGCGAGCGCCAGAATCTCAAAGACCCCAAAGTCGAAGACATCAGCCTCGCCGCCGTCTATGACAATATGCGGTCGGTCCTGGCCGCCAACCCCGCTGATTGCGCGCAAGTCGAGCACCACGCCGAATCCGAAATCTGCCTGCTCAATCCCGGCATGGCGCAATTCATTCAGCACGTTCGCGAACGCGGGCTCAAGGTCGTCATCATCTCCGATATTTATTTTTCCGCCGATCAACTCCGCGACATTCTTCGCGCCAATCATTTCGATCCCGCGATTTTTGAATTCATCCTCACCTCGTGCGATGAAAAAGTCTGCAAAGGCACGGGCAATTTGTTCAAGCGCGCCTTGCAAAATCTGAATCTTTCGCCCGACCAAATGCTCCACGTCGGCGATAATTATCACGCCGATGTCATCGGCGCGCGCCACGCCGGCATTCGCGGCGTACATTACCCGCAGGCGACTGTGGACCTCCGCACCATTCTCGATCGCGAACAAATTTTGCTCGGCGGCCAGGACACTACTTTCAGCGCGAATTCACTTCGCCTGCTCGCCGCCCGTTATTTTCCCGAAGATTCGGTCGAGGGCTTTTTCGGCCGCGCCGGTGTGATGAACATGGGCTTGCTCATGAGCCGTTTCGCTTCGTGGGCCTGCCAGCAATATCTCAACAGCGGCGTCCGCAAGATCGGCGCGCTGATGCGTGAAGGCGATTTGTTCGCCCAGGTTCTCAAACGCGAAATCGCTGCGAAGGGTTACGATCTCGAAGTCGAGCCGCTTTACGTGAATCGCAAAGCCACCGACCTCGCCGCACTTGGCAAACTCACCGCCAAGAATTTGCTCGCCTGGCTCGAGGCCCGCTGCACGCTTTCGATTCGCGGCATCCTCCAGCATTTCGGTTTGAACGCCGCCCAGTTGCGCGGACTGCCGTTCGCGCTCGATGAAAAAGCGGACAAGCAGGAAAAAATTCTCAAGCTCGCCGAATTTCTTTTTCAGCCGGAAATCGCCCGCCACATCGAGGCCAAAAGCGCTGAGGAACGCCGCAAGGTCATGGATTATTTGCGTCCCTGGATGGATGGCGGCGCGCTCGGCGTCTGCGACATCGGTTACAGCGCGTCGGCGCAAATGCAGATCCATCGCATTTTCGAACTGGAAAAAAATCCGACCAAACTCGTCGGCTGTTATCTCGTCACGTACGAACGCGCCGCCAGCCGCGTGCTCGATGGCATGGACATCCGCCATTTTCTCGGCGCGTACGGCAAGCCGGATTATAACTTTCGTTCCTTCATTCGTTCCCCGGCGTTTATCGAGCAGGCGCTCGTCGCGCCCATTGGCACGACGCTCGGCTACGAACGCCACGCTGATGGCTCCGTCACTCCCGTGCTCGATCGCACGCCGTTCGGCCCCGAAACTTTGCTCCGCCAGAAAGCCTTCAAGGAAGGCGTGCTTTTATTTCAAGACTTGTGGCTGAATTTTTGCGCCGCGAAACCAAACCTGCTCGGCGGCAAATCCGAATTGTCCAAGCGCGTGCTCAAGGACGTTGATGCCGTCTCGCAACCCATTCTTTTGCGCGCCACGAGTTTTCCGACCACTTCCGAACTCACTCATTTTGGCGCGCTCCCGCTCGACGATTATTATTTCGGCGATTCCCTCAAGCAGCTTTGCGGAACGAAAGACCGCGAGAAGCTTCGCCAAACCGGTTATGGCCGCTTGCTCGGCGATGCCGAAATCCATTGGCCCCAAGGCGTGCACGCGATGGAGAACCCGCGCAGCAATGCCGAATTTTTCTCTTACGCCAAGACGTTCATCATGTGCAATCCCGAGCGCGATGCCGATGGCGCCGACGTGGACCTCACAGTGTTCGTGCGCGGCCTCGCCAATCCCGCGATGTTGCGCGAATGCCTCAACCGCGTGCGCGGCGTGAGCAATCCCGAATTGCGCCTGGAGTTGGTCGTTTGTGTGCCTGCGGAAAATAAGGAATTGCTCGCCGCTGCCAAGGAATTCGCGCGCCAATTCAAACGCTTTCGCGTCGGTGAAATCACCAAGCGCGATTCCATCAATGATTTCATGAGTGGCGCCGCCGATGATTCGCCCGCGCCATACGTTTTATTCCTTCAGGAAGACACGTTGCTGCCCGCCGGCTGGGATAAATCGTTGTATGAACCGTTGCGCGCCAATGCCCGCGCTGCCGCGACTTTCCCTGCTTTGAAATCGGCCAGCGCGATCATCACCGACCCCACGGTTCGCTGCCTCCTCGTCCGCCGCGCCGCCTTCATTGAAGGTCTTGGTTTCAAAAAGGAACTCACGCCCGATGGTGCCGCGTGGAATTTGCTTCTCCGTCTCCAATCGCAAAACTGGAAATCGCTCCCGTGCCCGGACGTCATCGTTGAGAGCAAATCACTCGTCAAAAACCGCGACCTACCTTTCACCGATTCACATTTTCTCAAGCAACGCTGGCCCGATTACGCCGCGCGCATGCAGAAACTCGCGGATGCCGATGCGGTGCCTGCCAATAAATCATCCAAGGTGATCGCCCCGGCCATCACTTCCGCCGCTCCGCAAAATATCAAGGTGGACTGGATCGGTTCCTTTCTCGATTACGGCAGTCTCTCGCACGTGAACCGCGAATGTGTCAACGCGCTCGCCGCCGATTCGCGTATGCAGCTCAAGCGCATCGCTAATTCCGCGATTAAAACTGCGGATGCTCCCGCCGGTCTGCGCGATTTCGCCAAAACTCTTTCCAGCTCTGCTTCGACCGATGCCGCCATCACAGTGCGCCATCAATGGCCACCCGATTGGAGCCGCCCAAAACATGGCGCGCTCGTCGTGATTCAGCCGTGGGAGTTTGGCGCGCTGCCCGCTGACTGGGTGAAAGCCGCCGCGGGCGTGGACGAATTTTGGGTTCCGTCCCATTATGTGCGCAACGTCTATATCACTTCCGGCATCGCCGCCGAAAAAGTTTTTGTCGTGCCCAACGGCGTGGATACAGCGCATTTTAATTCCGAAGTAAAACCGCTGGAATTGGCGACTAAGAAAAAATTCCGTTTCCTCTTTGTCGGCGGAACTATTTCACGCAAAGGCCCGGATGTATTGCTCAAGGCGTATCTCGACGCTTTCACCGCCAGCGACGACGTTTGCCTTGTGATCAAGGATTTTGGCGGCCAGTCGGTTTATCAAGGCCAGACGTTTGAAAAGGAAATCGAAGCCGCGCGCACTCGTCCCAACGCGCCGGAGATTCTTTATCTCAATACCGATCTCGCGCCCGAAGACATGCCTCGTCTTTACGCCGCCTGCCAATGCCTCGTGCATCCCTATCGGGGCGAAGGTTTTGGCATGCCCGTGCTCGAAGCGATGGCTTCCGCCCTGCCCGTTGTCGTGACTCGCGGCGGTGCGACGGATGATTTTGTTCCTGAAAACGCCGGCTGGCTCATCGCCGCGCAAAGAAAAAATCTTGGCCGCAAACTTGGCACGATTGATCTCGCCGCCGAAGGCTGGTGGCTTGAACCGGACGCCGCGGATTTGTCAGCAAAGTTGAAACATATTTTCGCCCACCCCGGCGAGGCCCGCACTCGCGGCCAGCACGCCGCCGAAACCGCCCGCAAAAATTATTCCTGGGCCAATATCGCCGGGAAAATGACTGCGCGTTTGCAAACGCTCGCCGCCCGCTCCCATCCCGCCGCCAGCGCGAGCCCAAAACAAGTCACTCGCATCGAATTGCCGCCCGTCGCGCTCGTCGGCCATCTCGCCGCCGCTCGTGAAGCTTTAAAAAATAAGAAACATCGCGAAGCCTGGACGCTCACCACTGAAGCCATCAACGCCCGTCCGTTTCATCCTGAAGCGTGGCTGACGCTCGCCGAAATCGCGTGGGCCACCGGCGCCGCCGCTGAAGGCAAGCAATGTCTCGTGCGCGCCTGCCAGCTTGCGCCCAAGTGGAAGCAAGTCCAGCAAGCCGCCAAGCACGCGCCGCGTCATCCCGTGAAATCCGGCGTGGAACTTTCACCCCTGCCTGCGATTTCCGCCACGCCGCGTTTGTCCGTCTGCCTCATCGTCAAAAACGAAGAGCAGTTCATCGAGAAGTGCCTGGCATCCGTGCGCGACCTCGCCCATCAAATCGTGGTGGTGGATACCGGCTCGACCGATCGCACCGTCGAGCTTGCGAAAAAATTTAACGCCGAAATCCATACTTTTGCCTGGAGCGATGATTTCAGCGCCGCGCGCAACGAAGCCTTGAAGCACGCCACCGGTGATTGGGTTTTGAGCCTTGATGCCGACGAGGAACTTTCGCCCGAGCATCGCGAGACGATCAAACAGGAAATGCTCGCAAGCGAGGTCATGGGCTATCGCCTGCCGATCATTGACGACGGCCGCGAACTCGAAGGTTGCAGCTACGTGCCGCGCCTCTTCCGCAACGCACCCGGCCTGTTCTTCCTTGGCCGCGTTCACGAACAAATTTTCAGCAGCGTCGAAGTCCGCGCCCGCGAATGGAGCCTCGAAAATCGCCTCGGCAAATCCGCGTTGCTGCATCACGGCTATCGCCCGGAAATCGTTGTGAGCCGCGATAAGATCGCCCGCAATTTGCGTTTGCTGCGCCTCGCGATGGAAGAATTGCCCGGCGAACCGAACCTCGTGATGAATCTCGGGCTCGAATTGATTCGCTCCGGCGAAGTCGAGACCGGCATCCAGCAATATTATGAAGCCCTGCGCCTGATGGCCGCGCTGCCCGCGCCGCAAGTCGTTCCTGAATTGCGCGAAACCTTGCTCACGCAACTGACGAATCATTTGCTCAAGGCGCGCCGCTTCGCCGAAATCGTTCAACTCTGGCAGCAGCCGTTCCCGCGCGCCGCCGCGATGACTGCCTCGCAACATTTCCTGCTCGGCCTCGCGCACTTGGAACTCAAGCAACCCGCCGAAGTCGCCGGGCAGATGCGCGAATGTATTGCCAAGCGCCATCAACCCGCGCTGTCGCCCATCAACCAGGAAATTCTCAAGGCCGGCCCTAACCATTGCCTCGCTCTCTCGCTCGCCGCGCTGGATCAGCACGACGCCGCCGCTGAAGCGTTCCGCGCCGCGATGGGTGATGATGCCAAATCCCGCACCGTGCGTTTCGATTTCGCAAAGTTTCAATTCCGCCACAACGCGTCCGTCGAAGCCTTGACCCTCCTCAACGCGCTCGTGCAGGAAAATCCCGCCGAGATTCACGTCTGGCAACTTGGCGGCCAAATCGCTTTGAGCCAGCCGGAATTTCTGGAGTTCGCCCAAAACTGGACGAGCGAAGCCATCAAACATTTCGCCGAACAACCCGTGATCGCGTTGCAACACGCCGAGGCGCTCTTGTTGAACCAGCAAGCCGAAGCCGCGCTGCCCTTCTGGACTAAAGCGCACGCGCCCAATTCCGCCCGTCATCTGGCCGCGCTGGTTATCTGCGAATTTGCCTCCAGCGGAACCACCCGCCAATTTTCCGCCGCCGACGAAAAAATCGTCAGCCAAGAATTCCTCAAATGGTATCGCCAGTTGATCAAGTGCGGCGCGAACTCCCTCGCCAGCCAGATCAACGAAAAACTGGACGACCTCCACACCACCTTGCCCACCGCCGCCGCCATCCTCACCGCCGCGATGAAGCAAGCCGAAACCGCACAGCCCGCCTGA
- a CDS encoding flagellin — protein sequence MLINTNLSAASLATGQTTLAKPLAQLATAGATDSISASDLSSSLDPQLSGISAAESSVANAVSFTQSQAGLLQGIGKALDQMQQLANSAHDPATSSNDRASDNQQFQSLAAYITTTAARDFNGVSLFNGSGVSVSVDGNGDSTTLSGINLGTPAYASAESASISTTTGAASALASVQTALKQLSADRATAGSNLSHLGSLADQLAISSENISAASDFADPAGAQQATSDASTSILGQSSTALLAQGNQLPQSVLDLLGQLS from the coding sequence ATGCTCATCAACACCAATCTTTCCGCCGCCAGTCTTGCCACCGGCCAAACGACTCTCGCCAAGCCGCTCGCTCAACTCGCAACCGCCGGCGCCACCGATTCCATCAGCGCCTCGGATTTGTCCTCCAGTTTGGACCCGCAACTCAGTGGCATCAGTGCCGCCGAGAGCAGCGTGGCGAACGCCGTTTCTTTCACTCAAAGTCAGGCGGGTTTGCTCCAAGGCATCGGCAAGGCGCTCGACCAGATGCAGCAGCTTGCCAATTCCGCCCACGATCCCGCTACAAGCTCCAACGATCGCGCATCCGACAACCAGCAATTCCAAAGTCTCGCCGCCTACATCACCACCACCGCCGCCCGCGATTTCAATGGCGTCAGCCTCTTCAACGGCTCCGGCGTTTCCGTCAGCGTTGACGGCAATGGCGATTCCACCACGCTCAGCGGCATCAATCTCGGCACGCCCGCCTACGCCTCCGCCGAGTCCGCCAGCATCAGCACGACCACCGGTGCCGCGAGCGCGCTGGCTTCCGTGCAAACCGCCCTCAAGCAACTTTCCGCCGACCGCGCCACCGCCGGCTCCAATCTTTCGCACCTCGGCTCGCTCGCCGATCAACTCGCCATCAGTTCCGAAAATATTTCCGCCGCCTCCGACTTCGCCGATCCCGCTGGCGCGCAACAAGCCACCAGCGACGCCTCCACCAGCATCCTCGGCCAATCCTCCACCGCGCTGCTCGCTCAGGGCAATCAACTGCCTCAATCAGTGCTCGACCTTCTGGGTCAACTCTCATGA
- the csrA gene encoding carbon storage regulator CsrA, which yields MLILSRKPGESIVIDGRITVTVIRSEGDIVKLGIAAPREVPVHRQEVYEEIQRNNAEALTAERPKLPRLSAQPAAPDDKAKPAAVGSSKWSAPAAK from the coding sequence ATGCTCATCCTCTCCCGCAAACCCGGTGAAAGCATCGTCATTGATGGCCGGATAACCGTGACCGTCATTCGGTCGGAGGGCGATATCGTCAAGCTGGGCATCGCCGCGCCGCGCGAAGTGCCCGTGCATCGCCAGGAAGTTTACGAAGAAATCCAGCGCAACAACGCCGAGGCGCTCACCGCTGAACGCCCCAAACTTCCCCGTCTCTCCGCCCAGCCCGCCGCTCCCGACGACAAGGCCAAACCCGCCGCCGTCGGCTCCAGCAAATGGTCCGCTCCCGCCGCGAAATAA
- the fliW gene encoding flagellar assembly protein FliW has product MKTVELETAEPKKSNLNEQNLIQLPYGLLGFERVKNYVLLTNPQEEPFMWLQMLDSARKAFLVVSPFLIAPDYQPDIPTDDVEFLGLTDPTDALVYNICTLRGPGQATINLRGPVIINRHTLVGKQVIPVNAAQFALCHPLPVA; this is encoded by the coding sequence ATGAAAACTGTAGAATTAGAAACCGCCGAACCGAAAAAGAGCAACCTCAACGAGCAGAATCTTATTCAGCTTCCGTACGGGTTGCTTGGCTTTGAGCGCGTCAAAAATTATGTCCTCCTCACCAACCCGCAGGAGGAGCCGTTCATGTGGCTGCAGATGCTCGACAGCGCCCGCAAGGCGTTTCTGGTGGTGTCGCCATTTCTGATCGCGCCCGATTACCAGCCGGACATTCCGACCGACGACGTGGAATTTCTGGGGCTCACCGATCCCACCGACGCGCTGGTCTATAACATTTGCACTCTGCGCGGACCGGGACAGGCCACGATTAATTTGCGCGGCCCTGTCATCATCAACCGCCACACGCTCGTCGGCAAGCAGGTCATCCCTGTGAACGCCGCGCAATTCGCGTTGTGCCATCCGCTGCCTGTGGCCTGA
- a CDS encoding chemotaxis protein CheD, producing MSTEVQTEIATPMMVGLAEFAVSQDPTIGLCSYPLGACLGVTIYDPVVKVGGLLHSLLPASSIDPVRAANRPGMFLDTGLTAMLARAHELNAKDENLLVCVAGGAQIMDDTSHFNIGKRNYDVLVELLKKLNLKISAEDVGGRTNRSIQLNISTGYVRLKFSGQPQPKTLCKP from the coding sequence ATGTCAACCGAAGTCCAAACTGAGATCGCCACCCCCATGATGGTTGGGCTGGCTGAATTTGCCGTCAGCCAGGATCCCACGATTGGGCTTTGCAGTTATCCTTTGGGCGCGTGCCTGGGCGTGACGATTTATGACCCGGTCGTAAAAGTGGGCGGATTGCTGCATAGCTTGTTGCCGGCCTCGAGCATTGACCCGGTGCGCGCGGCGAACCGTCCGGGAATGTTTCTCGACACGGGCTTGACCGCGATGCTCGCGCGGGCGCACGAGTTGAACGCGAAAGACGAGAATTTATTGGTATGCGTCGCCGGTGGCGCGCAGATCATGGATGACACGAGCCATTTTAATATCGGCAAACGCAACTATGACGTGCTCGTTGAATTACTCAAAAAATTGAATTTGAAGATTAGCGCCGAAGATGTCGGCGGACGCACCAACCGCTCTATCCAATTAAATATTTCCACCGGTTATGTGCGCCTGAAATTTTCCGGGCAGCCGCAACCGAAAACTTTATGCAAGCCATAG
- a CDS encoding HDOD domain-containing protein, with the protein MQAIDDYISNLRHLPPAPRVVPELMRLLNQPDVDSSKIVKMISFDPALTANVLRICNSAYFGAATPTSDLQEAVTRLGFQQVYQLVAAATGARLLGAAQAGYGLEQGELWKHSVASAVAAQLIARKLGDNENLVFTATLLHDIGKIVLSGSLNGSYSKIVKETEVNGQSLLDAEKKLLGVNHAEVGGQLLNRWKFPPNIVSAVWFHHTPKGAGAHQRLACHVYLGNMIAYFMGHGYGHAGFALRGRAEVLTTLELKPESIPQFMMETYEQMHIVDALFSLAS; encoded by the coding sequence ATGCAAGCCATAGACGATTATATTTCCAACCTGCGGCATCTGCCGCCCGCGCCGCGCGTCGTGCCCGAATTGATGCGCCTGCTCAATCAGCCCGACGTGGACAGCAGCAAGATCGTCAAGATGATTTCCTTCGACCCCGCGCTGACGGCCAACGTCCTGCGCATCTGCAACAGCGCCTATTTCGGCGCGGCCACGCCGACTTCGGACCTTCAGGAAGCCGTCACGCGCCTGGGTTTTCAACAGGTTTATCAACTCGTGGCCGCCGCCACCGGCGCGCGGTTGCTGGGCGCGGCCCAAGCCGGTTACGGGCTGGAACAAGGCGAACTTTGGAAACATTCCGTCGCCTCCGCCGTCGCCGCGCAACTGATCGCGCGCAAGCTGGGCGATAATGAGAACCTCGTTTTCACGGCTACTTTGTTGCATGACATCGGCAAGATCGTTTTGTCCGGCTCGCTCAATGGATCGTATTCCAAGATCGTGAAAGAGACCGAGGTCAATGGCCAATCCCTGCTCGATGCGGAGAAAAAATTACTCGGCGTCAATCACGCCGAAGTGGGCGGGCAACTTTTGAACCGCTGGAAATTTCCCCCGAACATCGTCTCTGCCGTTTGGTTTCATCACACGCCCAAAGGCGCCGGTGCGCATCAACGTCTCGCCTGCCACGTGTATCTCGGCAACATGATCGCTTATTTTATGGGCCACGGATACGGACACGCGGGTTTCGCGTTGCGCGGCCGTGCCGAAGTGCTCACCACCCTCGAACTCAAGCCCGAATCCATTCCGCAATTCATGATGGAAACCTACGAGCAGATGCACATCGTGGACGCGTTGTTCTCGCTCGCGAGTTGA
- a CDS encoding formyltetrahydrofolate deformylase: MKQLVNITVIGRDKTGVIARVTGLLFEQGANIEGLEEQVTRGQFSMVVQASWNLRAWHPTRVRAELEKLGAALGMEIKLRYTEPHRRQRFAIFVTKEDHALNGLLEACRDGRLKAEPALIIGNRPDLGDIARKNKLPFVVVPWQERAAAEEAALKLLDEHNIDFVVLARFMKILSPNFVWRYKNKIINIHPSLLPSFPGAQAYRQAYERGVKIIGVTAHFVTMNLDEGPIITQESFSVRPRMTFSEIVAAGQKLETKVLEKAVRLYLSKRLDVYWGVVREV; this comes from the coding sequence ATGAAACAACTCGTCAACATCACCGTCATTGGCCGCGACAAAACCGGCGTCATCGCCCGCGTCACCGGTTTGCTTTTCGAGCAAGGCGCGAACATTGAAGGCCTCGAGGAACAAGTCACCCGCGGCCAATTCAGCATGGTCGTGCAAGCCTCGTGGAACTTGCGCGCGTGGCATCCAACGCGTGTTCGGGCCGAACTCGAAAAACTCGGCGCCGCGCTCGGCATGGAAATCAAACTGCGCTACACCGAGCCGCATCGCCGCCAGCGCTTCGCCATTTTTGTCACCAAGGAAGACCACGCGCTAAACGGTTTGCTCGAAGCCTGCCGCGACGGACGATTGAAAGCTGAACCGGCGTTGATCATCGGCAATCGTCCCGACCTCGGAGACATCGCGCGTAAAAATAAATTGCCGTTCGTCGTCGTGCCGTGGCAGGAACGCGCTGCTGCCGAAGAAGCCGCGCTCAAGCTGCTCGATGAGCACAATATTGATTTCGTCGTGCTCGCGCGGTTCATGAAAATTCTGTCGCCGAATTTTGTGTGGCGATACAAAAACAAGATCATCAATATCCATCCCTCGCTGCTGCCGAGTTTTCCAGGCGCGCAGGCGTATCGGCAGGCTTACGAGCGCGGCGTGAAAATCATCGGCGTGACCGCGCACTTCGTCACGATGAACCTTGATGAAGGCCCAATCATCACGCAGGAAAGTTTTTCGGTTCGCCCGCGCATGACCTTCAGCGAAATCGTCGCGGCCGGACAAAAGCTGGAAACGAAAGTTCTGGAAAAAGCCGTGCGCCTGTATTTGAGCAAACGCCTCGATGTCTATTGGGGCGTTGTCCGCGAAGTCTGA
- a CDS encoding DUF4230 domain-containing protein, whose product MFKTFVVNLALLIVVVAVMVALFWVALPYLPRYTRVPRISSTPVLLTQVKTLSQLVTVKYVLEKVVLLEDESHWYELQFGENRLLMVAHGIVKAGVNLDELKPGDISVSGNKISLTLPPPRITDSYLDDNLTQIIDRKTGLLRSFDKDLEQNARRQAVEDINRAARNSGILKDAGERAKSQLTNFFHLLGYEEVDIRDR is encoded by the coding sequence ATGTTCAAGACCTTCGTGGTCAACCTGGCACTGTTGATCGTTGTTGTCGCGGTCATGGTGGCTTTGTTCTGGGTCGCCCTGCCATATTTGCCGCGCTACACCAGGGTGCCCCGCATCAGCAGTACGCCCGTGCTGCTCACCCAGGTGAAAACCTTGTCTCAACTCGTCACAGTCAAATACGTCCTCGAAAAGGTCGTCCTGCTCGAAGACGAATCGCATTGGTACGAATTGCAGTTCGGCGAAAACCGTTTGCTGATGGTCGCGCACGGCATCGTCAAAGCGGGCGTCAATCTCGATGAACTCAAGCCCGGTGATATTTCCGTCTCCGGCAACAAAATCAGCCTCACGCTCCCGCCGCCGCGCATCACGGACAGCTATCTCGACGATAATCTCACGCAGATCATTGATCGCAAAACGGGTTTGCTCCGCAGCTTCGACAAGGACCTTGAACAAAACGCGCGACGCCAGGCGGTCGAAGACATCAACCGCGCCGCGCGTAACAGCGGCATTCTCAAGGACGCCGGCGAACGCGCCAAAAGCCAGCTAACGAATTTTTTCCATCTGCTCGGTTACGAAGAGGTGGACATTCGGGACCGATAA